In a genomic window of Saccharothrix sp. HUAS TT1:
- a CDS encoding TAXI family TRAP transporter solute-binding subunit produces the protein MNRRVFLLGLLAAGCAAAGCTGGGPSDELVIAAGERGGMYFDFATLLAEQLVDVRGRALESEGSLANLELLATGQAQVALVLADSALVADPALELRALGRVYENYLQLVVREDDPARGPADLAGRTVSLGAAGSGASLSGERMLVALGLRGSVRVAHFRIGDAAQALADGRIDALLWSGGVPTPVLDLVPGIRLLPLADLVPVLRTAHGSVYEKVSVPVGVYDAAGEVPTIGVANLLVCRSSLPDAAAAAVTRTLVSRAAALVPAQTLGTQFLDARSLIGTATLPLHPGAATTYRNHHG, from the coding sequence GTGAACCGGCGGGTGTTCCTGCTCGGGCTGCTGGCCGCCGGGTGCGCGGCTGCCGGGTGCACGGGCGGCGGGCCGTCCGACGAGCTGGTGATCGCCGCCGGTGAGCGCGGCGGGATGTACTTCGACTTCGCCACCCTGCTGGCCGAGCAGCTGGTCGACGTGCGCGGGCGGGCGCTGGAGTCGGAGGGCAGCCTGGCGAACCTGGAGCTGCTGGCCACCGGGCAGGCGCAGGTCGCGCTGGTCCTGGCCGACTCTGCCCTGGTCGCCGATCCCGCGCTGGAGCTGCGCGCGCTGGGGCGGGTGTACGAGAACTACCTGCAGCTCGTGGTGCGGGAGGACGATCCGGCGCGGGGGCCCGCCGACCTGGCCGGGCGGACCGTGTCGCTGGGCGCGGCGGGCTCCGGCGCGTCGCTGTCGGGCGAGCGGATGCTCGTGGCGCTGGGGCTGCGCGGGTCGGTGCGGGTGGCGCACTTCCGGATCGGTGACGCGGCGCAGGCGTTGGCGGACGGGCGGATCGACGCGCTGCTGTGGTCGGGTGGCGTGCCGACGCCCGTGCTGGACCTCGTGCCCGGCATCCGGCTGCTGCCGCTGGCCGACCTGGTCCCCGTGCTGCGGACGGCGCACGGTTCGGTGTACGAGAAGGTGTCCGTGCCGGTCGGCGTCTACGACGCGGCCGGCGAGGTGCCGACGATCGGCGTGGCCAACCTGCTGGTGTGCCGCTCGTCCCTGCCGGACGCCGCTGCCGCCGCCGTCACCCGGACCCTGGTGTCCCGCGCCGCCGCCCTCGTGCCCGCCCAGACGCTCGGCACCCAGTTCCTGGACGCCCGCAGCCTGATCGGCACCGCCACCCTGCCCCTGCACCCCGGCGCCGCCACCACCTACCGCAACCACCACGGCTGA
- a CDS encoding ATP-binding protein — MRRRLLLVLLLFSAAAVTAFAGPLLSATASERTQRFVLTRTADLDRFAALAQQAETTGDAAALVDEVTAYVELYGEPVVVVDAHREPVAEAGLRADDPALARGLDAALRNQPVPSVPTLRPWSSGDVVFARPVGTGTRVAGAVVLRASVDRAAADVTARWLLILGGALAAAVISVLLVLAVTRWLLKPLAELAIGVRAVAAGERRAHVAGSSGPPEVRELSESFNRMSDAVTEAADQQRRLIADASHQLRNPMAALRLRMDTLSGQVKPEGVRAYTAGVAEIERLESLLDGLLALATAESAATEVAAGGREPELADLGAVAVDRAGFWQVPLPDVPVPAVLVRCPESDLAQVLDVLLDNAVKYGGAVRVSLGADRAAGAGWVEVHDDGPGLTEEELALATSRFWRGTSGQPGTGLGLAIADQLVKARQGVLALSSAAGFTARVTLPLEPVL, encoded by the coding sequence ATGCGCCGCCGCCTGCTGCTGGTGCTGCTGCTGTTCTCCGCCGCCGCGGTGACGGCGTTCGCCGGGCCGCTGCTGTCCGCCACGGCCTCCGAGCGCACCCAGCGGTTCGTGCTGACCCGCACCGCCGACCTGGACCGGTTCGCCGCGCTGGCCCAGCAGGCCGAGACCACGGGCGACGCCGCCGCCCTGGTGGACGAGGTCACCGCGTACGTCGAGCTGTACGGCGAGCCGGTGGTGGTGGTCGACGCGCACCGGGAGCCGGTGGCCGAGGCCGGGCTGCGGGCCGACGACCCGGCGTTGGCGCGGGGGCTGGACGCGGCGCTGCGCAACCAGCCGGTGCCGTCGGTGCCGACGTTGCGGCCCTGGTCGTCGGGTGACGTCGTGTTCGCCCGCCCGGTCGGCACCGGCACCAGGGTGGCCGGGGCGGTGGTGCTGCGGGCGTCGGTGGACCGCGCGGCGGCGGACGTGACCGCGCGGTGGCTGCTGATCCTCGGCGGCGCGCTGGCGGCGGCCGTCATCTCGGTGCTGCTGGTGCTGGCCGTCACCCGGTGGCTGCTCAAGCCGCTGGCCGAGCTGGCGATCGGTGTGCGCGCGGTGGCCGCCGGCGAGCGCCGGGCGCACGTGGCGGGCAGCAGCGGGCCGCCGGAGGTGCGCGAGCTGTCGGAGTCGTTCAACCGGATGTCCGACGCCGTGACGGAGGCCGCCGACCAGCAGCGGCGGTTGATCGCGGACGCCTCGCACCAGTTGCGCAACCCGATGGCGGCGCTGCGGCTGCGGATGGACACGTTGAGCGGTCAGGTCAAGCCGGAGGGGGTGCGCGCGTACACGGCGGGCGTGGCCGAGATCGAACGGCTGGAGTCGCTGCTGGACGGGCTGCTGGCGCTGGCGACGGCGGAGAGCGCGGCCACCGAGGTCGCGGCGGGCGGGCGTGAGCCGGAGCTGGCCGACCTCGGTGCGGTGGCGGTGGACCGGGCCGGGTTCTGGCAGGTGCCGCTGCCGGACGTGCCGGTGCCGGCGGTGCTCGTGCGCTGCCCGGAGTCCGACCTGGCGCAGGTGCTCGACGTGCTGCTGGACAACGCGGTCAAGTACGGCGGCGCGGTGCGGGTCTCGCTCGGCGCGGACCGGGCGGCGGGAGCGGGGTGGGTCGAGGTGCACGACGACGGTCCGGGGTTGACCGAGGAGGAGCTGGCGCTGGCCACGTCGCGGTTCTGGCGCGGGACGTCCGGGCAGCCCGGCACCGGGTTGGGCCTGGCGATCGCCGACCAGCTGGTCAAGGCGCGGCAGGGCGTGCTGGCGCTGTCGTCGGCGGCCGGGTTCACCGCCCGCGTCACCCTGCCGCTGGAGCCGGTGCTGTGA
- a CDS encoding response regulator transcription factor codes for MRVLLVEDDDGVAGALVEALEANDHRPSRVARGADALLVHRDFDLLLLDLGLPDTDGLEVLRKVRKVSQVPVLVLTARGDERSIVRGLRLGADDYLVKPVRLGELLARMDAVVRRSAALTGPKDRVVRVRDVEIDLEGRRVVVGAAEVTLTPKEFDVLAALASRAGTAVSRQQLMDEVWGDAYLAVSRSLDVHLAGLRGKLDRPGLLTTIRGFGYRLGE; via the coding sequence GTGCGAGTGCTGCTCGTCGAGGACGACGACGGGGTCGCCGGCGCCTTGGTCGAGGCGCTGGAGGCCAACGACCACCGGCCGAGCCGGGTGGCCCGCGGCGCGGACGCGCTCCTGGTCCACCGCGACTTCGACCTGCTGCTCCTGGACCTGGGCCTGCCCGACACCGACGGCCTGGAGGTGCTGCGCAAGGTCCGCAAGGTCTCGCAGGTGCCCGTGCTGGTGCTCACAGCGCGCGGTGACGAGCGGTCGATCGTGCGGGGGCTGCGCCTCGGCGCCGACGACTACCTGGTGAAACCGGTCCGCCTCGGTGAGTTGCTGGCCAGGATGGACGCGGTCGTGCGGCGCAGCGCGGCGCTCACCGGGCCGAAGGACCGCGTGGTGCGGGTGCGCGACGTGGAGATCGACCTGGAGGGCAGGCGGGTGGTGGTCGGGGCCGCGGAGGTCACGTTGACGCCCAAGGAGTTCGACGTGCTCGCCGCGCTGGCCAGCCGGGCGGGCACGGCGGTGAGCCGCCAGCAGCTGATGGACGAGGTGTGGGGCGACGCGTACCTGGCCGTGTCGCGGTCGCTGGACGTGCACCTGGCCGGGTTGCGGGGCAAGCTGGACCGCCCCGGCCTGCTGACCACCATCCGCGGTTTCGGCTACCGGCTGGGTGAGTGA
- a CDS encoding ANTAR domain-containing response regulator produces MSIDEHVPAVLLDEASEALQELTSVLADGQSLRDALQQLAESASRVIPDAEHVSVTVIGPDGATTAVATDEKVLAVDADQYAAGNGPCLEASRAQRPVRAGVAEGRARWPEFARAAERAGVCAYLSAPILLEDAVLGSLNMYSSDERAFDPFDEALVRLFVTAASTAITGFRRYERSRLLIEHLQHALESRAEIDQAKGVLMAAHGVDADEAFGRLVVESQQHNTKLREVARNLLDSVRRRQ; encoded by the coding sequence GTGAGCATTGACGAACACGTCCCGGCGGTCCTCCTGGACGAGGCCAGCGAGGCGTTGCAGGAGCTGACGAGCGTGCTGGCCGACGGCCAGAGCCTGCGGGACGCGCTCCAGCAGCTGGCGGAGTCGGCGTCCCGGGTCATCCCGGACGCCGAGCACGTCAGCGTGACCGTGATCGGCCCGGACGGCGCGACCACGGCGGTGGCGACCGACGAGAAGGTCCTCGCCGTGGACGCCGACCAGTACGCGGCCGGCAACGGCCCGTGCCTGGAGGCGTCACGGGCGCAGCGGCCCGTCCGGGCGGGGGTGGCGGAGGGCCGGGCGCGGTGGCCCGAGTTCGCCCGCGCCGCCGAGCGGGCCGGTGTGTGCGCGTACCTGTCCGCGCCGATCCTGCTGGAAGACGCCGTGCTGGGTTCGTTGAACATGTACAGCTCCGACGAGCGGGCGTTCGACCCGTTCGACGAGGCGCTGGTCCGGTTGTTCGTCACCGCCGCGTCCACCGCGATCACCGGCTTCCGCCGCTACGAGCGGTCCCGCCTGCTGATCGAGCACCTGCAGCACGCGCTGGAGTCGCGTGCCGAGATCGACCAGGCCAAGGGCGTGCTGATGGCCGCCCACGGCGTCGACGCCGACGAGGCGTTCGGCCGGCTGGTGGTCGAGTCGCAGCAGCACAACACCAAGCTGCGCGAGGTGGCCCGGAACTTGCTCGACTCGGTGCGAAGACGGCAATGA
- a CDS encoding PIN-like domain-containing protein: protein MVEQPDGNSGIYDAFPGYRRAPERELDDALRTALVVVDANVLLNLYRYNEATRDDLLGLLRRVGDRLWVPHQVMREFWRNRLTVLAGRAAAVDQVLAALAKQRRAADDALLQWAKTTALPDADRDGLLDRVAALHEELEAAVKSHTSPSPDSPRTPEHEPVLAELEALLGGKVGAKPEQGRWKELVQEGKRRANAKEPPGYLDAGKDESSLPEGAAGDYLVWAQAVQEASRRGADLLFVTGDEKEDWWWRHRSEFLGPRVELVEEFAAASGRRLHMMRPVDLLRRATALDVTVRSESVSDVARVSESQETADWSAAGAAELLRHLDFEERPQAEVIREAARRGGWIDREAIYEIAGFDDDRMLRGFTRPVARITRMLQGRGVVARGVEPALTPVYSGVKAIAFRVPADMVAVLADDDDEQGSELDPGTP, encoded by the coding sequence GTGGTCGAACAGCCGGACGGCAACTCGGGCATCTACGACGCCTTCCCCGGTTATCGCCGGGCCCCCGAGCGGGAGCTGGACGACGCCCTCCGGACCGCGCTGGTCGTGGTCGACGCGAACGTGCTGCTCAACCTGTACCGGTACAACGAGGCGACGCGCGACGACCTGCTCGGCCTGCTCCGGCGGGTGGGCGACCGGCTGTGGGTGCCGCACCAGGTGATGCGCGAGTTCTGGCGCAACCGGCTGACGGTCCTGGCCGGCCGCGCGGCGGCGGTCGACCAGGTGCTCGCCGCCCTGGCCAAGCAGCGGAGGGCGGCCGACGACGCGCTGCTCCAGTGGGCCAAGACCACGGCCCTGCCGGACGCGGATCGCGACGGCCTGCTGGACCGGGTGGCGGCGCTGCACGAGGAGCTGGAGGCGGCCGTCAAGTCGCACACCTCGCCGTCACCCGACTCGCCGCGGACCCCCGAGCACGAGCCGGTGCTGGCGGAGCTGGAAGCGCTCCTCGGCGGCAAGGTGGGCGCGAAACCCGAGCAGGGCCGGTGGAAGGAGCTCGTCCAGGAGGGCAAGCGCCGTGCCAACGCGAAGGAACCGCCCGGGTACCTCGACGCGGGCAAGGACGAGTCGAGCCTCCCGGAGGGCGCGGCGGGCGACTACCTGGTCTGGGCGCAGGCGGTCCAGGAGGCGTCGCGGCGCGGCGCCGACCTGTTGTTCGTGACCGGTGACGAGAAGGAGGACTGGTGGTGGCGGCACCGGTCCGAGTTCCTGGGCCCGCGCGTCGAGCTGGTCGAGGAGTTCGCCGCCGCGTCCGGCAGGCGGCTGCACATGATGCGGCCCGTCGACCTGCTCCGGCGGGCGACCGCGCTCGACGTCACGGTTCGCAGCGAGTCGGTGAGCGACGTCGCCCGGGTGAGCGAGAGCCAGGAGACCGCGGACTGGTCGGCCGCCGGCGCGGCGGAGCTGCTGCGCCACCTCGACTTCGAGGAGCGCCCCCAGGCCGAGGTCATCCGCGAGGCCGCCCGCCGAGGTGGGTGGATCGACCGCGAGGCGATCTACGAGATCGCCGGGTTCGACGACGACCGGATGCTCCGCGGCTTCACCAGGCCGGTGGCTCGCATCACGCGCATGCTCCAGGGGCGCGGCGTCGTCGCGCGGGGCGTCGAACCCGCGCTGACCCCCGTCTACAGCGGCGTGAAGGCGATCGCGTTCCGCGTCCCGGCCGACATGGTCGCCGTCCTCGCCGACGATGACGACGAGCAGGGGTCCGAACTGGACCCCGGAACGCCTTAG
- a CDS encoding YchJ family protein, which produces MTDRCPCGLGEPYDTCCGPFHRGEREAPTAVALMRSRYSAFARYDDEYLLATWHPTTRPRFLDLDREQRWTHLEVLSQTGGTPFESTGTVEFRAHYRRPGERDHLYEISHFVRERGSWLYVSPS; this is translated from the coding sequence ATGACCGACCGCTGCCCGTGCGGCCTGGGCGAGCCGTACGACACGTGCTGCGGGCCGTTCCACCGGGGCGAGCGCGAGGCGCCCACCGCCGTCGCCCTCATGCGCTCCCGCTACAGCGCCTTCGCCCGCTACGACGACGAGTACCTGCTGGCCACGTGGCACCCGACCACCCGCCCGCGGTTCCTCGACCTGGACCGCGAGCAGCGCTGGACCCACCTGGAGGTCCTGTCCCAGACCGGCGGCACCCCGTTCGAGTCGACGGGCACCGTGGAGTTCCGCGCCCACTACCGCCGGCCGGGCGAGCGCGACCACCTCTACGAGATCAGCCACTTCGTCCGCGAACGCGGGTCCTGGCTCTACGTCTCCCCCTCCTGA
- a CDS encoding glycoside hydrolase family 6 protein, translating into MRAHDANDPGRHRRPPHRTRLAAASALSGALVAGAVAVVLGSGATAAQAADSAFYVDPNTSAARWVAQNPNDSRAAVIRDRIVNTPQAKWFTTTNTSAVRGQVDAYVGAAAAAGKIPILVVYNVPNRDCGGASGGGAPSHSAYRAWVDEVAAGLGGRPASIVLEPDVLPIMSTCQSESQQSETRASMAYAGKKLKAGSAQAKVYFDIGHSAWLTPGEAANRLRAADIANSADGISTNVSNYRYSRDEVAFAKAVLNNLGDSRLKAVVDTSRNGNGPLGSEWCDPAGRAIGTASTTDTGDSQIAAFLWIKLPGEADGCIAGAGQFVPQRAYDMAMAAGPITTTTSSSTTTTTTTTTTTTSTTTTTTTTTTPPPGDGCRVTHRVVSQWSGGYTGEIVIENRGAALNGWTLTFSAPGVTVSQGWNGTWTDSGDIVRVGNAAWNGGLATGGTATIGYNASYSGGTPPFTSPTLNGAACG; encoded by the coding sequence ATGCGAGCACACGACGCCAACGACCCCGGCCGGCACCGCCGGCCCCCGCACAGGACCAGGCTGGCCGCGGCGAGCGCGCTCTCCGGCGCGTTGGTGGCCGGAGCCGTCGCCGTGGTCCTCGGCAGCGGCGCGACGGCGGCCCAGGCCGCCGACTCGGCGTTCTACGTCGACCCGAACACCTCGGCGGCGAGGTGGGTGGCGCAGAACCCCAACGACTCGCGGGCGGCGGTGATCCGCGACCGGATCGTCAACACGCCGCAGGCGAAGTGGTTCACCACGACCAACACCTCGGCGGTCCGGGGTCAGGTCGACGCCTACGTGGGCGCGGCGGCGGCGGCCGGGAAGATCCCGATCCTGGTCGTCTACAACGTGCCCAACCGGGACTGCGGCGGCGCGAGCGGCGGTGGCGCGCCGTCGCACTCGGCCTACCGGGCGTGGGTCGACGAGGTCGCCGCGGGGTTGGGCGGCCGGCCCGCGTCGATCGTCCTGGAGCCGGACGTGCTGCCGATCATGAGCACCTGCCAGTCCGAGTCGCAGCAGAGCGAGACGCGGGCGTCGATGGCCTACGCGGGCAAGAAGCTCAAGGCCGGGTCGGCGCAGGCCAAGGTGTACTTCGACATCGGCCACTCGGCGTGGCTCACGCCCGGCGAGGCGGCCAACCGGCTGCGCGCGGCGGACATCGCCAACAGCGCCGACGGCATCTCCACCAACGTGTCGAACTACCGCTACAGCCGGGACGAGGTCGCGTTCGCCAAGGCCGTGCTCAACAACCTGGGCGACTCGCGGCTCAAGGCGGTCGTCGACACCAGCCGCAACGGCAACGGCCCGCTCGGCAGCGAGTGGTGCGACCCGGCGGGCCGGGCGATCGGCACGGCGAGCACGACCGACACCGGCGACTCGCAGATCGCCGCGTTCCTGTGGATCAAGCTGCCCGGCGAGGCCGACGGCTGCATCGCGGGCGCGGGCCAGTTCGTGCCGCAGCGGGCGTACGACATGGCGATGGCCGCGGGGCCGATCACGACGACCACGTCTTCCAGCACGACGACCACGACTACAACTACGACCACCACTACTTCCACGACCACCACCACGACGACCACCACGACGCCGCCTCCAGGGGACGGCTGCCGGGTGACGCACCGCGTGGTGAGCCAGTGGTCGGGCGGTTACACCGGTGAGATCGTCATCGAGAACCGGGGCGCGGCGCTCAACGGCTGGACCCTGACGTTCTCCGCACCCGGCGTGACCGTTTCCCAGGGCTGGAACGGGACGTGGACCGACAGCGGCGACATCGTCCGCGTCGGTAACGCGGCCTGGAACGGCGGGCTCGCGACCGGTGGTACCGCGACCATCGGTTACAACGCGAGCTACAGCGGCGGCACCCCACCGTTCACTTCTCCCACCTTGAACGGTGCGGCGTGCGGCTGA